The Flexibacter flexilis DSM 6793 DNA window CAAAACCCAAATCCACGACAATATCCGTCACGCCTTTTTCGCGTAGCGTAGCAATTCTTTTTTGTAAAAAATCCATCACTTCCAACACTACGTCCTGATAGTCTGTGAGTTGCTGCATGGTTTGGGGCGTTCCGCGCGAGTGCATCAGGATATAAGGCGCGTTATGGCGGGCAATCACTTCAAACATTTGCGCGTCCAAATCGCCGCCCGACACATCGTTGATGATGTGTGCGCCTGCGCAAATGGCGTGTTCGGCCACTTGCGCCCTGAACGTGTCCACCGACAAAACGGCCTGCGGAAAATAATTGCGCAACAACTCAACGGCAGGCAAAACCCTGTCAATTTCCTGTTGCTCTGTTACTTCTGGCGCGTCGGGGCGCGTAGAATAACCGCCAATGTCGAGTATCGTCGCGCCATCGGTGAGCATTTCTTCCGCTTTCCGAAGCAAACTTTGGGCGTTTTCGTGGCGACTTTGCGCATGAAACGAATCGGGTGTAACATTCAAAATGCCCATTACCACAGGTTCTTGCAACGAAAGCAGCCGCCCGCCTACACGAAGTGTTTGTTTTTTCATCAATATTTTTTTCAGAAAAAATTAGCTAATCATTTGCTCAAAATCGGCTTCCGAAATCACAGACACGCCCAATTTTTGGGCTTTTTCCAACTTAGAATCGCCTGCTTTTTCGCCTGCCAACAGATACGTGAGTTTGCCCGACACGCCCGAAAGCACCTTTCCGCCATTGGCCTCGATTTTGGCTTTCAACTCGTCGCGTTCGTAGCGTTGGAACGTACCAGAAATAACAAAGGTTTTGCCTTGCAACACATCGCTTTCTTTTTCAAGTTTATGTTCGTCGGAAACTTGCAACTGTACGCCAACCGCTCGCAAAGCCTCGATGTAGGCGCGGTTTTTTTCGTCTGCAAAAAAAGCAACCACACTTTGCGCGATTTTCTCACCAATTTCGGGAGCTGTACGCAATGTTTCGTAATCAGCGGCGGCGATAGCGTCTATATTTCCAAAAAATTGCGCCAGTTTTTCGGCCACCGTTGCGCCTACATACCGAATCCCGATACCGAAAAGTACACGCTCGAAAGGTGTTTGCAACGATTTTTGTACGCCGTCCAGTAGGTTTTGGGCAGATTTTTTGGCGAAACGTTCCAGCCCCAGCAGTTGTTCCAATTTCAAATGATACAAGTCCGCAGGATTGGAAATCAAGCCTTTATCAAAAAGTTGTTCGATGGTTTCCACGCCAATTCCTTCGATGTTCATGGCCTTTCGTTGGATAAAATGCTCAATGCGGCCTTTGAGTTGCGGCGGACAACCCGACTCATTCGGGCAATAATGCGCCGCTTCACCGTCCTTGCGCACCAAAGGCGTTTGGCAGGCGGGACATTCGTCTATAAAACCCACTGGCTGACTGTTTGGCTCACGTGCCGAAAGTTCCACCGCCGTAATTTTGGGGATAATTTCGCCGCCTTTTTCCACGTACACCAAATCGCCCAAATGCAAATCCAAGCGTTGTATTTCGTTGGCGTTGTGAATGGACGCGCGTTTCACGACCGTTCCCGCCAACTCTACGGGTTCGAGGTTGGCCACTGGCGTAACCGCTCCCGTGCGCCCCACCTGATACACCACACTGAGCAGGCGCGTTGTTTTGGCTTCGGCTTGGTATTTGAACGAAATAGCCCAACGCGGACTTTTGGCCGTAAAGCCGAGTTCTTCGCGTTGCGCAAAATCATTGACTTTCAGTACAATACCATCAATTGCCAACGGCAAAGTTTCTTTATTTTTTTCCCAGAAATGAATAAAATCCATCACTTCGGCGATAGAAGCGCAACGGCGATACGTGGGTGAAACATTAAATCCCCACGATTCTAAAGCCTTTACAGATTCTTCATGCGTGCCGAATGGCAGGTTTTCGCCCATCAGGGCATAGACATAACATTCCAAATTTCGCTTGGCCACGAGTGCCGAATCTTGCATTTTGAGCGCACCTGATGCCGCATTGCGGGGGTTGGCCAACAGCGAATCGCCGATGTCTTCGCGTTCTTTATTGATTTGTTCAAAAGTTTTGTAGGACATAAAAACCTCGCCGCGCACCTCAAACACAGGCGGCAAATTGGCCGCTTTTACGCGCAACGGAATACTGCGAATCGTGCGGGCATTGGCCGTAATGTCGTCGCCACGCACGCCGTCGCCGCGTGTGGCCGCCACCGTCAGCAAGCCATTTTCGTAACGCAAGCTAATGGCCACGCCATCAAATTTGAGTTCGCACACGTACTCGAAATTGTCGCCGATGATTTTGCGAATACGCTGGTCAAAGTCTTGTAACTCGGCTTCCGAATACGTGTTGCCCAGCGAAAGCATGGGATATTGATGAAAAACCGTAGCAAATTCTTTGGTGATAGCTCCGCCCACGCGTTGCGTTGGGGAGTCGGGTTGTGCCCATTGCGGATGCGCTTGTTCGAGCTGGTGCAACTCAGCCAGCAATTTATCAAACTCAAAATCAGAGACTTCTGAAGTGCTATTCTGGTAATATTGCTCGTTGTAATGGTTAAGTTGGGCGGTAAGTTCCGCGATGCGGGCTTGTATGTTTTGCGTACTCATGGATGCAGTAGATTGTGTCTTGGGGTCAGTGTCCGAAGGCGGTTCTTTTTTCAGAAAAAAATAAAACAACCACCTTCTTTTGAGTACGCAAGTTGCAATAGAATCCTTTGCCAAGCAAACCCTCCGTTTGAATCATATTTGTGAAACTCGCTGAAAATTATTGAGAGATACGGGTTTTGTTCCTAATATTGTAGCTTCAAAAAACGTGGTACTAAAGCCAAACTTCTCCCCAATTTTATGAGCCTTCACGCCATTTCTCCCATCGACGGGCGATACAGTCGCCAGACACACGAACTATCAACCTATTTTTCGGAAGCGGCACTCATGCGTTTTCGTGTGCAAGTAGAGATAGAGTATTTTATTGCGCTGTGTCAAATTCCGTTGCCTCAATTGGCCGATTTCGACCCGCAACATTTTGGAGCATTGCGCAAGCTTTACACCGATTTTTCCGAAAACAATGCGGTTGCTATCAAAAACATTGAAGCAACCACCAACCACGACGTAAAAGCGGTGGAGTATTTTATCAAAAAAGCCTTTGAAGATTTGGGGCTGCATCGCTACGTGGAGTTTATCCATTTCGGCCTTACGTCCCAAGACATCAACAACACGGCGATTCCGCTTTCGTTGCAAAAAGCGCACGTGGAAGTTTTCAAACCTCTGTTACAGGAAGTTATCGCGCAATTGGACACGTTGGCGACACAATGGCAAGACGTACCGATGTTAGCACACACACACGGCCAACCCGCTTCGCCTACGCGTTTGGGTAAAGAAATTCGTGTGTTCCACGAACGCCTACAACAACAACTTCTTTTGTTGGAGCAAGTGCCTTTTTCGGCCAAATTCGGGGGAGCAACTGGCAATTTCAACGCGCATTATGTGGCTTATCCGCAACACAACTGGGAAGAATTTGGGCATAATTTTGTAAACAATACACTAGGCCTACGCCGCAGCCGTTACACTACCCAAATCGAGCATTACGATAATTTGGCGGCTTTTTTTGATGGCCTTAAACGCCTCAATACCATACTCATAGACCTTGACCGCGACGTATGGCAATACATTTCGATGGGTTATTTCAAACAAAAAATCAAAGCAGGAGAAGTGGGTTCGTCGGCCATGCCGCACAAAGTAAACCCCATTGATTTTGAAAACTCAGAAGGAAATTTGGGCATTGCCAATGCCATTTTTGAACATTTGGCCGCTAAGTTGCCTATTTCGCGCCTGCAACGCGACCTTACAGACTCAACGGTTTTGCGCAATGTGGGCGTTCCGTTGGCGCACACGCTTATTGCCCTAAAATCTTTGCAAAAAGGCTTAGGCAAATTGGAGCTAAACCCTGCGGCCATCGCCGACGATTTGGAAAACAATTGGGCAGTAGTGGCCGAAGCTATCCAAACCATTTTGCGCCGCGAAGCCTATCCGCAACCTTACGAGGCACTCAAAGCCCTTACGCGCACTGGCGACAAAATTAACGCAACTACCATTCACGCGTTTATCAATGGCCTGCAAGTGTCTGACACGGTGAAAGCAGAATTGTTGGCCATTACGCCATTCAATTATGTAGGTAACTGATTTCCATGACATTACCCAAAATCATTTTGTTGGTCGGAATGCCCGCCTCTGGTAAAAGTACCATTGGCGCGGCACTCGCCACGCGTTTGGGTTATCGCTTTACCGACACGGATATTTTGATTAAAAAACAAGAAAACAAGTCCGTTCCCGCGATTTTTGCCCAATACGGTGAGCCTTATTTTAGGGAAAAAGAAAAACAGCTCATTCCGCAACTGGCCACGCTGCCCAACCCGACGGTAATCGCTACGGGTGGCGGCTTGCCGTGCTTTTGGGATAACATGGAGCAATTGCTTCAGGTCGGGACAGTTGTTTTTTTGGATACCGAATTGCGGACACTCTACCAGCGACTTTTGGCCAAACAAGCCGCACGCCCTTTGGTGGCAGGCCAAAGCCCTGAACAGCTAAATCGCTGGCTTACAGAACGCTACAACCTGCGCGTACCTTTCTACCAAAAAGCACATTTCCGCATT harbors:
- the folP gene encoding dihydropteroate synthase, with protein sequence MKKQTLRVGGRLLSLQEPVVMGILNVTPDSFHAQSRHENAQSLLRKAEEMLTDGATILDIGGYSTRPDAPEVTEQQEIDRVLPAVELLRNYFPQAVLSVDTFRAQVAEHAICAGAHIINDVSGGDLDAQMFEVIARHNAPYILMHSRGTPQTMQQLTDYQDVVLEVMDFLQKRIATLREKGVTDIVVDLGFGFAKTLDQNYELLAQMPLFEHLDCPMLVGISRKSMITKLLGVSAAEALNGTTVLNTLALERGAAILRVHDVKEAMQAVRIYNKLHETV
- the ligA gene encoding NAD-dependent DNA ligase LigA, with translation MSTQNIQARIAELTAQLNHYNEQYYQNSTSEVSDFEFDKLLAELHQLEQAHPQWAQPDSPTQRVGGAITKEFATVFHQYPMLSLGNTYSEAELQDFDQRIRKIIGDNFEYVCELKFDGVAISLRYENGLLTVAATRGDGVRGDDITANARTIRSIPLRVKAANLPPVFEVRGEVFMSYKTFEQINKEREDIGDSLLANPRNAASGALKMQDSALVAKRNLECYVYALMGENLPFGTHEESVKALESWGFNVSPTYRRCASIAEVMDFIHFWEKNKETLPLAIDGIVLKVNDFAQREELGFTAKSPRWAISFKYQAEAKTTRLLSVVYQVGRTGAVTPVANLEPVELAGTVVKRASIHNANEIQRLDLHLGDLVYVEKGGEIIPKITAVELSAREPNSQPVGFIDECPACQTPLVRKDGEAAHYCPNESGCPPQLKGRIEHFIQRKAMNIEGIGVETIEQLFDKGLISNPADLYHLKLEQLLGLERFAKKSAQNLLDGVQKSLQTPFERVLFGIGIRYVGATVAEKLAQFFGNIDAIAAADYETLRTAPEIGEKIAQSVVAFFADEKNRAYIEALRAVGVQLQVSDEHKLEKESDVLQGKTFVISGTFQRYERDELKAKIEANGGKVLSGVSGKLTYLLAGEKAGDSKLEKAQKLGVSVISEADFEQMIS
- the purB gene encoding adenylosuccinate lyase, producing the protein MSLHAISPIDGRYSRQTHELSTYFSEAALMRFRVQVEIEYFIALCQIPLPQLADFDPQHFGALRKLYTDFSENNAVAIKNIEATTNHDVKAVEYFIKKAFEDLGLHRYVEFIHFGLTSQDINNTAIPLSLQKAHVEVFKPLLQEVIAQLDTLATQWQDVPMLAHTHGQPASPTRLGKEIRVFHERLQQQLLLLEQVPFSAKFGGATGNFNAHYVAYPQHNWEEFGHNFVNNTLGLRRSRYTTQIEHYDNLAAFFDGLKRLNTILIDLDRDVWQYISMGYFKQKIKAGEVGSSAMPHKVNPIDFENSEGNLGIANAIFEHLAAKLPISRLQRDLTDSTVLRNVGVPLAHTLIALKSLQKGLGKLELNPAAIADDLENNWAVVAEAIQTILRREAYPQPYEALKALTRTGDKINATTIHAFINGLQVSDTVKAELLAITPFNYVGN
- a CDS encoding shikimate kinase, producing MTLPKIILLVGMPASGKSTIGAALATRLGYRFTDTDILIKKQENKSVPAIFAQYGEPYFREKEKQLIPQLATLPNPTVIATGGGLPCFWDNMEQLLQVGTVVFLDTELRTLYQRLLAKQAARPLVAGQSPEQLNRWLTERYNLRVPFYQKAHFRISVTDSERVEEIVTKITDTLTA